The following nucleotide sequence is from Emys orbicularis isolate rEmyOrb1 chromosome 21, rEmyOrb1.hap1, whole genome shotgun sequence.
AGAACTGAGATACTGTGTATACCAGCCAATCAATACAATTCAGAGTAAGGATGAGGTCAGTCTGTGATGGCTGGAGCCAGATTGAGAGTTTTTTTTAGCTCTTGGATTTCAGTTTGGCCCATGATACAGGTAGGGGTCAGAGATGAAACATGGAATGgatccccccccgctcctccggccgcgtcCCCGCCGCCcacccatggctgccggccacgctgcggcctgcgggcggccagcctgcgcccccccccccccgctcctccggccgcagctTTGGGCCGCATGccgcgcccccctgctcctccggccgcgcgcccacccatggctgccggctgcgctgcgggcggccagcctgtgccccccctcgctcctccagccgcctttggaaaggcgccgcttttggcaaatttgctgaggggaagcggctgcttcccctgcaccccgctagctacgctactgcccaGGAGGGGCCGGGACATGGCAGGCGTCCTGAAGCTGGATTCACTTCTAATTTTGGCACCGTTTGCTCTGGGCTCCCCTTGCTTGGGCTGTCTGCCCTCCTGCAGTTCCTCCTGCCCACTGGGCAGCAGAGTGAGGTGGTGAGTCTGTTGGCTTAGCTGATGGGCAGAGTTTTGGATGTTGGGCTAGGCCGGGGTGGCTGATTCCATGGGGGATGTGTCCTAaaaccatgagagagagagagagcacaaaggAAGCGCATTTGTGATTTAAGAGCCTGAAGCTCATTGACTCAAATAGACACAGAAATTGaatgatatttaggctcctaagcgACTTcgttgtttttgaaaatgtttagccCTTCTGTTTCCATGCTGTTGAGCTGTTAAGTGAAAAGCACTTCCAAACGCCGGAGTGGCTTCAATCCCCCTTGCATGTGCTGAAGGGGCTCCCAGCTCCCTTCCCGGGCAGGGCTCCAAGCCCAGGCCTGAGTAAATCCAACTTCCCTTCTGATACATCTAGTGCTTAATCTCTTTTGACAAGATAGAAGGGAAACAGGAAATGATGGAGCTAGAGCCCCGGGCAGTCTGCCAATGATCCTGTCAGCATTGCTCTGACAGGTGACTCAGCTCCGGGTTTTCTCTAGTCCCGCTGCCTGATACTGTAGGACCCATTCAAAGAGACAATTACCAAACTCTGCGATTTCCCCCTTCTGCTGAAGGTTGACAAAGGAGACTCCGTCATTCAAGGATGAGCTGGACGCCCTGAAATTCCTCTGCAAGGATCTGTGGATAACCGTCTTCAAGAAGCAGGTGGATAATCTGCGCACCAACCATCAGGTAAGAGCTGCGAGGCTTTCCCCTGCTCCCAGGATGACTGGATGCTCTCCCACAGTTTTGTCTTGGCCTTTGCAGGCTCCTCCTTAGGaggggaggatagctcagtggtttgagcattggcttgctaaacccagggttgtgagttcaatccttgagggagccatttagggttctggggcaaaaaacaaacaaacaaacaaaaattggggattggtcctgctttgagcaggcggttggactagatgacctcctgaggtcccttccaaccttgatagtcTATGATTTTATCTCAGTGTCCCTGCTGCACAATGCAGACGGGTGAGAAGAGAAGCATTCATTCTCCCCAAAGTACTTCTTGCTCCATAGCTTATTCCAagaggagggtggagaaggaCTAGGCTGCTGCCCCAGGTAGTATCAAGAGGCCTGAGCAAACATTTGAGTCTGGCATtgtggctcaggggtgtgtggCACAAGCGCAGCCTTATTTCCAGGAGAACAGAGCTCCTCAGCTGAGGACCCTCCAGTAAGAATGCCCAGCCCCAGAGTTCCACCCTATTGTCCCCATTGTCCTGGGGAGAGAGGTGGTCACTGAGGTTGGCAGGTCCTAGCCCATTAGAGCTCAGAGATTAATACAAAGACCATGAAATGTATCCAGAACTGGACCAGAGTGTTCTGGGAGTCCTGTGCCTGTCCCTGCTCTGGAACTGACCTGACTTAGATTCCGAGGTGCCATTGGCAGATCAGGGGTCCCTCTGAAGGCTGCGTCAGAGACAGCGAGTGCACTGACCAAGGGGCAGCTGGAGTGCTCCCCCCGcagagcagccctggggtcaTTTAGTGCCCTTCCTGCTGTGCTAGGATCGGGGGCTTGGCATTGCGTGAGCCTGTGGCAGTCAGTGATGGATTTCTAGGCGATTGCTGGTGGTCTCATGTGCTGCGCAGGGGGCACCCTGGGACATGCTGCTCACACAGTCTGACTCTTGGTTTCATTTCTAACGGGCCTAGTATTTGCGGCTCTGAGGCCCAGCCATCTTGACTTATTTTGACTCCCAAACCCACAGATCTCTCATTCCCACAGGGAACCTACATGCTGCAAGACAATCAATTCCTCCTCCTAAGCCAGCTGTCCAATGGGAAGCAGTACCTGGAGGAGGCACCCAAGGTAAGCCCAACGGGGGGACATCCTCCAGTAAAAGCACCTCCTCCTTGTTTGTCAGGGCCGCAGGAAAGGCTGCACTGTGACCTCTGTCATCACGGCTAAAACCCTCTTCAGTGTTCAGATCCCCCATATAAAACCCAACAGATTAAATTCCTCCAAAGCAGTCGTGGACATGCTGTATGTTGGCTCTTGCCATAGCAAGCCAGGCTGGAAGCGGAATCCGAACCAGGTAGGCcttgtggctgctttccccctgTGACTGACTGCCCCTCTCAAGCTCAGAGAGCCCATATTAGGttataagatctttggggcagggaccaggccTTTCTACCTCATCTGGGGGGCCACAGCATACCTTGGATGTTCTAAAATAATAAACACAGCTGCATGGACTCTGACCTGGCCTGCTTTCCTGTGCTCTGGGTTCCAGGTCCTCTGGTGAAGTCCATCACTGTTGTCCTTTGAACTTGGAGCTCGTGTAACTCTTCAAAGCCCATATAAGAGCTAATGGGATGCTCGGATGCATTAATGGCATGGGTGGCGTGTGAACCGCCCATTGGGGCCGGCTATCCCCCAGCCactccccttctgcctgaggccctgccccatccccgccAGAGCCTAGAGCAACCCCACCACGGCCACTGGCTCCCCAGGCCACCTGAGCGCCCCCAATCCCGGAACGCCGAACAGGcagtccccagccccagagcgccgGGCGGGCGGGCGGCCCCAGCGGCCCCCAGCCCCGAAGTGCCAGGcgggcggcccccagccccgaTGCGCTGGGCGGTGCGAGCACTGGCCCCAGTCGCCCCGAGTCCCAGCCACAGGCTGGCCCGTCCCCACCCGAGCCACGGGGGAAGAGCgggaactggaagcaggcaggagAAGGTCTGGGGACgaagcatgggcagggccacgctgggctgtttggggaggctcagcctcctcTGGCCTgttatacccgccgcccatggttAACGGGAGTAGTGAGTAGGAGCAGGAGGGTGATTTTCCCTCTGTAGAACATTGATGAGACCAGTACTGAGATACTGCCTCCAATTCTGGGGTCCacgttttaaaaaggatgttggaaaaattggagcgggtgcagagaagagctaccagAATGACCGGGGAGAAACTAAAGAGTTCAGTCTCTTTAGTTTATCCAAAAGACAGTTACATGTGGAGGAGATTTCTGGTTTTTTTATCTAGCCAAGTGAGTTAGAACAAGTTCCAGTTACTGGAAGCTGAAATTAGATAAACTCAGAGTAGGAAtaacaaatttttaacagtcagaGTAACTAACCACTGGGAGAATTCACCTAAGGGTGGTGCGGATTCTCCaccacttggagtctttaaattaaAATGGGACATCTTACAAAGAGATGCTGTTCTCAGCCCTAAGTtacgggcttgatgcaggaatcggTGGGGGAGGttatctggcctgtgttatgtaagAGATCCAAGCGGATGATCATAACTGTTATTTCTGGTCTTACAatgtatgggtgaaatcctgggcccactgaagtcaatggtagaacCCCCACTGAGTTGGGCAAGCCCGGATTTCACCAGAGGAGTCCATGACTGTGAGGATAATTCCCTaattcctgaggtcccttccgaccctgatattctatgattctattggtTAGCCACTGGGGCAGTCTGCACATAGAGAGAGTCACTCCCAGTCTAGCTAGTGAGTCCTAGCTCGATCCCCCTCTACCTAGGGCAAGTACTGCTGCTCCAGAATGCCCCCCAGGGGAGAACTGACCGGCTCTCTGCCTTTCCTGTAGTTTCTCGCCTTTACATGTGGCCTTGTGAAAGGAGCTCTCTCCAACCTGGGCTTTGACAGCACTGTGACTGCCGAGGTGCCAGTGATGCCGTCCAGTAAGTAGTTAGTCTCTGCGTGGGGAGAGGGAACTGAGATCCAGTAGGACGCAAGCCAGGGCACCTTAGGAtatacccctcccccatccctgctctaggGAAGAAGGGGGTGCCCCCAGCGAGCACCCTGCTCCCTACTTCCCTGCCTGTCAGAGCCCTGGGGAGCCTGGGTTGCAGTGTGATGTGCTGGGCATTGCCCAGATGTTCCAGCCAGCTGATGTCTGTTCTGTGGCCCTGAGTGGAACAAGGGAGACAGAAGGTCTGAGTCCAGTTCTTGGTAACGGGGTAGCCCTTGTCACAAAGCTATCGTCACCTGGCTCCCCTGGCCGGTGGCCTCTGGAGAGGGGGCCAGGATGGAGCGGGCCAGGCAGGTTGAACTCCTCTCTTGGAGAAGCCCTAGAGGCTGAGGCACGTGGAGGAAGGTGCCCTGCTGCCGCCTGTGTAGTACAGGAGGGTGTGCCAGAGGGGCCAACCTTCTCCCTGCCCAATATTCACTTCTGAAAGGGACCCCTCCTAGCTAGCGCTCAGTGAAGAGGTGTCTGGGAATGTGTCCAGGGAAAAAGAGCCCCAGGGAGTCGGATGTGGGCTCTTGGTTCAGTATTTGGTGGGGTTGCATGGATGAAGCCAGGACAGTGATTTCCCAGGCAGAGGTTTCTCAGCCATGAGATCTCTCTAACCCAGCCCCTTTCCATGGTCATAGGCGCCTTCTGCTCCCGCCGGTGGGCGCTCGACCCTCCTctaccccccagccccgccctgactccaccccttccatgaggccctgccccgcccccattccaagtccctgccccaactccgccccctcccttcttccccaaatccccaccccggcccctcctcttccccgccacgttcccgctcctccccccaccccaaagcggccaaacagctgtttggcggcggccagGCGGGAAGCGCTgcgaggtaggcggaggagcggggacgcagcacgctcaggggaggaggagttgggccgtgggggagcttggctgccagtgggtgcagagcacccactaatttttccccgtgggtgcaccagccccggagcacccacggagtcagcgcctatggccaTGGCAGCATTTCCCTTTTTCTGTGTCCTCCCCTtcgcgaagggcctgcattgcacgcTCAGTGCTTTCTCTTTCTGCCAGGTAAATTTCAAGTGGTGATTCAGAAATCCTGACCAGGTGCTGGCGGCTGGGAACGGGTAGAAGAGAGGCagtggagcaggctgcagccctgtTTCAGCGGAGCTGGTTTCTGCTTTCTGGGTACCAGGATGTCATAGGTTTGCAATAAAGTGTTTTTGATTTCCCTTCGTCTATGCTGCTCTCCCGGGTAACCAGTCAGCTTCCGTCAGATGTGGGGCTGGCCTGGCAGCCTAATGCTGGTGTTCCAGTCCTACCCCATGGGAGTGAATAAGCTCAAGCTAGTGGGGTGTGAAGAATATCCCTCCCTGTCAGACATGCAGTAGCAGAAAAGTGGTGGCTGTGACCTGAGGCTTTGGGAGTGATTCTCAGGTCTCTGGGTGAGCAGGgagtcatagattctaggactggaagggacctcgagaggtcatcgagtccagtcccctgcccgcatggcaggaccaaatactgtctagaccatccctgatagacatttatctaacctactcttaaatatctccagagatggagattccacaacctccctaggcaatttattccagtgtttaaccaccctgacagttaggaactttttcctaatgtccaacctaaacctcccttgctgcagtttaagcccattgcttcttattctatccttagaggctaagatgaacaagttttctccctcctccttatgacacactttcagatacctgaaaactgctatcatgtcccctctcagtcttctcttttccaaactaaacaaacccaattctttcagccttccttcataggtcatgttctcaagacctttaatcattcttgttgctcttctctggaccctctccaatttctccacatctttcttgaaatgcggtgcccagaactggacacaatattccagttgaggcctaaccagggcagagtagagcggaagaatgacttctcgtgtcttgctcacaacacacctgttggAGGAAAGATGGAACCATTAGTTTCTTTGTGATAGTGGGAGTGGCTCCATGATCAGGGGTTTGGCTCTTGCAGCCTGTGAGTTCTTGCTGGCCTTTGATTCTTGCTGCTTGCAGcctgtgggagggagaggggcacagaaaaataGTGGGTGCCCAGCACCCACCAGAGCTGTTCGGTGGTGTCACAGATCAGCTGTTTGGGAAGCGCTTGGGGGAGGACGGAGAGCAGCAGGCAGgcgggggcctcggggaaggggttggagtggagacaggaagaggcggagtgagggcggggcctcagggaaggggttggagtggagacaggaagaggcggagtgagggcggggcctcagggaaggggttggagtggagacaggaagaggcggagtgagggcggggcctcggggaaggggttggagtggagacaggaagaggcggagtgagggcggggcctcggggaagaggtTGGAGTGgagacaggaagaggcggagtgagggcggggcctcggggaaggggttggagtggagacaggaagaggcggagtgagggcggggcctcggggaaggggttggagtggagacaggaagaggcggagtgagggcggggcctcggggaagggggcagagcaggggtgggaagaggcagagcaggggggggagaagagtcaGAACaaaggcggggcctcaggggaagggccgGAGTGGAGGCGGGACCTCGGGGCGGACTGGGGGGTGAAGTGCCCCCGAGGGAAAATAAGTCAGTGCCTCTGCTCCAGGCCCAGCAATCAGGGCTCCAATTCACATGGAGTATGGCATGTAGGGACTGCAGCACCAGTGTAGCGAGAGTGAAAGGCAGCCCTAAGTACCCTTGTCAGACGCCAGTGGCGGCCCTGGGCTCTCCCGCTGCTCCTTGTAGGGGAAATACCTTACGTGTGTTCTCTCTGGAGCTCTCTGCTGGGACAGCTTGTCAGCATCTGCCGGCCCTGAATGGTGGAGGTCCGTGTGTGTGCACAGTGGGCACCGGCCGACACAGGCAGCTCGGCCAGGTGCCAAGCATGGCCACAGCCCCAGATAATTCCCAGTCCTAGGTGCTGCCTCTTGCCTGATTCCTCCGCTGACACAACCTAGCCTCAGTGATGCCACACTTCCAGTGAGGTACGGAGTGTGAACCGCAATGAATCCACAGCGACACAAGAGGCAGCGGAGCAGAAGAGACTGTCAGGAGCCCATGCAGGGCAGCCACATAAAGGGCTTGTTAATGAAACGTTGTGCTGTGTACAGCTGGTCAGAGCACGGCAATGCTCTGCACCTTGTTCTGCGCCCCCTTTGCTGTCTCTGAGCTCCAGGCTCCTTCTCTTGCTTTCTCCACCCATCAGAGTCCAGGCCGTGAGGTCTGATGAAAGCCCCAGCTTGGCACATGTTCCTAAGAGCCATTTGCGCCCAGAAATGGTGATCTGAGAGGGTTGGAGCTTTCTGTACATCATGGATGTATTGCAGTATTGGTCTAATGAATCACTAACAGCAATTAAAGTCCCTCACAGGACTGGGCCACTAGGAAATGTTTTTGCATCTTTAGCGTGGCCCAGTGGGGTCTGTCAGAGCTTCCCAAAGCAGGTTTGACCTCCAAATAATGGCAGGAAACGAAGAAGTCAGCAGATACTTATCGCGGCTCCGAAGTGTGAAAAAGGGGCCAGAGCCCCCGTGTGAGGGATTATACCCCATAACATTCCACAGCTCCTGTTCATGAGCAGAAAACTttgttagctcagtggtttgagcccattggcctgctaaacccagggttgtgagttcaatccttgagggggccatttagggaactggggtaaaaatctgtctggggattggtcctgctttgagcaagaggttggactagatgacctcctgaggtcccttccaaccctgatattctatgattctactcatTCATGCCTCTCCAGAACACTGAGTCCAGCTacactcaaacttctgaaaaccaggaaatacaaagtAAAGATCCACCCCTAATTCAGATCTCTTTTTTTGGCGAGATTACAAGTCTGATTGATAAAGATAGCAGTGTTGATGTggtacacttaggcctggtctacactacgactttaattcggatttagctgccttaattcgaattaacgcttgacccgtccacacaacgaagccatttaattcgaattaaagggccctttaattcgatttctgtactccaccccgacgagcggagtagcgccaaaatcgaatttgtcaattcgaattagcgttagtgtggccgcaattcgatgttattggcctccaggagctatcccacagtgcaccattgtgaccgctctggccagcaatctgaactcgcatgcacttgccaggtggacaggaaaagccccgggaacatttgaatttcatttcctgtttgcacagcgtggagagcacaggtgaccacagagagctcatcagcacaggtaaccatgcaggctgataatcgaaaaagagcaccagcatggaccgtacaggaggtactggatttgatctctatatggggagaggattcagtgctagctgaactgcgttcgaaaagacgaaatgccaaaacttatgaaaaaatttccaagggcatgatggagagaggccacaatagggacacagatcagtgccgcgtgaaagtcaaggagctcagacaagcctatcaaaaagcaaaggaggcaaacggtcgctccgggtcagagccgcggacatgccgcttctacgctgagctaaatgcatttctagggggggccgccaccactaccccacctctgactgtggattccgagctggggataatctcatcaggtacacctgatgattccgtggaaggggaagaggaggaggaggaggacgagctggcagagagcacccagctctccgttctccccaacagccaggaactgtttctcaccctgactgaagtaccctcccaagcctcccaagccagcacccaagaccatgaccccatggaagggacctcaggtgagtttaccttttaaaatagaaaacatggtttaaaagcaagcatttttaatgattaatttgccctgagcacttgggatgcattcgcagccagtacagctactggaaaagtctgttaacatgtctggggatggagcggaaatcctccagggacatctccatgaagctctcctggaggtactccaaaagccttgccacaaggtttctgggcagtgcagccttattccgtcctccatggtaggacacttgaccacgccatgctagtagcaagtaatctggtatcattgcctgacagagcctggcagcgtatggtcccggtgtttgctggcattcaagcaacatccgttctttatcttgctgtgtaatcctcaggagagtgatatcgcttagggtaacctggttgaaataagggaatttaattaaggggactgaggtggccgttcctactgggctgtttgcctgtggctgaaaagaaatccttccctgcatttagccaagtgcaaaggggggggggaggattggcccagagcttttcgcgttttgctagcagggatcttccctgataccagccaggcggtggggggagggagaaagcactcatcccagagaattcatggcgggtggggggggggggtgttagtttggttcctgcagggatcttccctgataccagccaggcggtggggggagggagaaagcactcatcccagagaattcatggcgggtgggggggggggtgttagtttggttcctgcagggatcttccctgataccagccacgcggtggggggagggagaaagcactcatcccagagaattcatggcgggtgggggggggtgttagtttggttcctgcagggatcttccctgataccagccacgcggtggggggagggagaaagcactcatcccagagaattcatggcgggtggggggggggggtgttagtttggttcctgcagggatcttccctgataccagccacgcggtggggggagggagaaagcactcatcccagagaattcatggcgggtggggggggctgttagtttggttcctgcagggatcttccctgataccagccacgcggtggggggagggagaaagcactcatcccagagaattggatggggggggggggtgttaaccttcagcagcagaaaacaagctaacaggaaaactgcagcacaacgggctttgcttggtatgtgggaaagcagggcgcagaagcctaaagacagtggcttaccatggcagc
It contains:
- the TRAPPC6A gene encoding trafficking protein particle complex subunit 6A isoform X1, with translation MADSPLFQALHMEMAHALCAEQEKGLGALEGVGFRVGQGLSERLTKETPSFKDELDALKFLCKDLWITVFKKQVDNLRTNHQGTYMLQDNQFLLLSQLSNGKQYLEEAPKFLAFTCGLVKGALSNLGFDSTVTAEVPVMPSSKFQVVIQKS
- the TRAPPC6A gene encoding trafficking protein particle complex subunit 6A isoform X2, with the protein product MRCVRLTKETPSFKDELDALKFLCKDLWITVFKKQVDNLRTNHQGTYMLQDNQFLLLSQLSNGKQYLEEAPKFLAFTCGLVKGALSNLGFDSTVTAEVPVMPSSKFQVVIQKS